The segment GCGGCTGGAATTCGGCCGCGTGGGATAGCGCCGTCTTTAAAAAGACGGAAAAAGACATCACCTCTTTATTAGAAAGTAAAATAATAAGAAAAAGCGAAACAGTGGATAAGGATTGATATATGGATAGAGTATATACAAACATCATACAGATAGCGGGTGACGTTATTACGGTGGAAGCCGAGAACGTCAGCTATATGGACATAGCAGTGGTCTCGGCAAAACAGGGCACGTCTCTGGCGCAGGTGATACGCCTGGACGGAAAGAGGGTATCGCTTCAGGTATTTGCGGGGAGCCGCGGTATATCTACCGGCGATAAAGTGAAGTTTTTAGGCCATCCGATGCGCATTGCAAGCGGAGAAGAACTTTTGGGCCGCATATTTAACGGAAGCGGCGAACCGCTCGATAAAGGACCTGCTCTCTCGGATAATATGATAGATATCGGCGGGCCTCCGGTAAACCCGGTAAAACGCATCATACCCAATAAGATGGTGCGCACAGGCATCCCCATGATAGACGTCTTCAATTCTCTCGTCGTGTCGCAAAAATTGCCCATATTTTCAATAGCGGGCGAGCCCTATAACGACTTATTAGCGAGGATAGCCATACAGGCCGAAGTCGACGTGATAATATTGGGCGGCATGGGGCTAAAGTATGACGACTACCTGTTTTTCCGCGACACCCTGGAAGAGCACGGCTCGCTTTCAAGATGCATATTTTTTATCCACACAGCGGCGGACCCTACCGTAGAATGCCTTCTTGTACCCGATATAAGTTTAGCGGTCGCGGAACAATTTGCTTTGGCAGGCAAGCAGGTCCTGGTGCTCCTGAGCGATATGACAAATTTCTGCGACGCGCTTAAAGAGATAGCTATAACGATGGAACAGGTGCCTTCCAACCGCGGTTATCCGGGCGATCTTTACAGCCAGCTTGCGGCGCGGTACGAAAAGGCCGTAGATTTTGACACTGCCGGTTCCATAACCATACTCGCGGCCACTACCATGCCGGGTGATGACGTTACTCACCCTGTGCCCGACAACACGGGATATATAACCGAAGGCCAATTTTATCTTAAAGGAGGCGTGATCGAGCCATTCGGCTCGCTAAGCCGGCTAAAACAACAGGTTAACGGCAAGACGCGCGACGATCACAGGACCATAATGGATACGATGATACAGTTATTCGCCAGTTACCGCGAGGCGCTTGAAAAACAGTCCATGGGTTTTCAAATGAGCGGTTGGGACAAAAAACTGATGAAATACGGTAAGCTTTTCGAGAAGGAGATGATGTCCCTGCAGGTAAATATACCGCTGGAACAGGCGCTTGATAAGGGCTGGAACATTATGGCCGAGTGTTTTACGCCGGAAGAGACGGGCATAAAAAAATCAATGATAGAAAAACATTGGCCTGGGGTCAGACCCTGATTATGTTAACTACGTAGTTTACATAACGAGGGTCTGACCCCAAAGGTTGTCATGAAAGTAAAATTAACAAAAGGCGAGTTAAAAAGACAACGCGATGCACTGAGGCAGTATGAGAGATATCTGCCTACATTGCAGCTTAAGAAACAACAGCTTCAGCTCGAGA is part of the Candidatus Omnitrophota bacterium genome and harbors:
- a CDS encoding V-type ATP synthase subunit A encodes the protein KYIFDFIYGILTAEFEFEDKEKALEFFQKLRQEFRGWNSAAWDSAVFKKTEKDITSLLESKIIRKSETVDKD
- a CDS encoding V-type ATP synthase subunit B, yielding MDRVYTNIIQIAGDVITVEAENVSYMDIAVVSAKQGTSLAQVIRLDGKRVSLQVFAGSRGISTGDKVKFLGHPMRIASGEELLGRIFNGSGEPLDKGPALSDNMIDIGGPPVNPVKRIIPNKMVRTGIPMIDVFNSLVVSQKLPIFSIAGEPYNDLLARIAIQAEVDVIILGGMGLKYDDYLFFRDTLEEHGSLSRCIFFIHTAADPTVECLLVPDISLAVAEQFALAGKQVLVLLSDMTNFCDALKEIAITMEQVPSNRGYPGDLYSQLAARYEKAVDFDTAGSITILAATTMPGDDVTHPVPDNTGYITEGQFYLKGGVIEPFGSLSRLKQQVNGKTRDDHRTIMDTMIQLFASYREALEKQSMGFQMSGWDKKLMKYGKLFEKEMMSLQVNIPLEQALDKGWNIMAECFTPEETGIKKSMIEKHWPGVRP